AGATGCCTCCAGAGTTGCAGAGCGGATTGCAAAGAGAATGATGGAGTTGGAACCAAAGTACCACATGAGTTATGTGCTTCTCAGTAACATGTACAAGGCGATAGGTCGCCATGGTGATGCACTCAATATTCGTAAGTTAATGGTTAGACGAGGGGTAGCAAAGACTGTTGGACAGAGCTGGATTGATGCTCACTAGAAAGCTATAAAGATTCGTATCCCTCTAAGGACCTTGCTCTAGTATACATGAAGAAATGGTGTTGACAACTTTAAACCACACAAAGTTTCCTTGAGGTCTCCATTACAAagtaattcaaacaaaagagagttgGCAGCCTAGACTTTGCAGAGGAAAGGGTTGtgtcaaatattttgtgtatGATTCAAGATTTTAACCTCAAGCAGCCACTGATACTTTTCTGGTGAAGAGTGATTTCTTCATAGTGCACGCATCAAGGTCGATTTTGTAGCTTCACGCTTCATCTCTGCAGCTTTGCCACTCCCTCGGAAGTATGCATATACTTGCTGAAAGTCGAGTATTGCACGTCATGGGTTAGAAAAACAGATGGATTCAAGTGATTTACAGTGCTGATAAATTCTGGAGTAGAAGAAGTTGAGAAACCTGAATGACCCAGATATTGAGAAGTGTTTCGATGCAGAAGAACCCAGCACCAATGAAATACATTATCTGTGAGggtgaaaaagaagaaaattaggTGAGGACTAAGAAGACTCTCACAATCCGAAGTAAAGTACTTGTAAATAGACAGAAAGGTTACGTACCCCGACTGCAGCATTAGTAGTTAGAAGCTCGATTGCTGGCAAGAAACCTCTGTTCATATAACCAACAATGCATGGATCAGATGGAGATCATCAAAGACTCAAAAGGTTTTTAACATGTTCATGAAATGACGAATCGTTAAAGAATGTAAAACTTAAAAGGCTGATTCTGATGCTTTTATCTAGAAGAAAACTCTTACGTGAGAGACTTTCCTTGGAAGATGACTGGTGGAGCAACTGCAGCAAAGCCGCAGAACGCGATGTGGAACTGAAAAGTGCAAGACACGGGTTTATTTACTCATGGCTTCTTGAAAAACTTAAATGCAGAGGAAATCTACCAATAGAAATTCGGTTTTCTTACCacgtaaaaaaagaaaaaagctccAAACTTCAGGGCACTATCAGTTCTGCAAGAGGTACACATGCATTGTATTATTGACTCATTTCATATATCTATTTAAAATGCATCGTGTTCCAGCATATACTAAGAGAGCTGGTTTTACCTTGTAGCTCGGTAAAGAGGACGGTACCATAAGACGTACGCTCCAGGTACCCCAGCAAGGAAGTAAATTATTGAGAGAAGCCATATAGTGGGACCTGAttacaaaacagaacacatCAGATGATTCAACATGGTCAGAGGAATTAACATTACGAATCTGATCGTTTAGGTAAAAACAGTAACCTTCTCCTTTGATCCAAGCTACAGTTACTGCCACAATATTCCACAAGAGACATCCTACTAACCCTGCATAGTTCAAGAATTTACCCTgttaacattttcttgatttttttgcaGCGGTCTAAGAAGGGTTCACATACCTAACAATGTGGTGAATGCGACGTATTGGATCTTCTGTAAATGAATTGGAATCTCATTTGGAATGTCATGATGaattaaaggaaaaaactCCGGCcaattcttctcttcaatgaCAACTCCAGCTGCCAAAACAACCGTATCAAGTTAGCTACAAAAACCCGTAAAAGGTCATTGGAAGATGTAAAAAGACATATAGAAGATTGCACTACTTCGTGCTATTGCGTCCTCTCTTCTTTTAAGCTCCTGTATTgcaatgagaagaagaagactgttAGATACAGTCCTCATTGAATCAGTAGGTCTAAagattatatttgaatatcgCCCAAGAGACTCGGTTACTAGAAATCACCTGCTCTTTCCGCTTCAATTCGTTCTCCTTGGCCTGGAGTTCCATCTCTTTAGCTCGAAGATCCTGCGAACAGAATCAGCAAAATGAAAACTTCCGTTTTCATCTAACCAGATTTTGAGTAAACATGAAAGGCAAAATGCAGAAGGTATTGAAAATATCGTACATTGCCAGAATCCAAAGGGATATCAACGGTTGCACCACGATCATAAGGTTCCGGTGGAAGTGGCTTGAGATAAGAGTTGCTCGCAGGAGGAACACTTGTATGATTCTACAACATAATAAATTGAGATCAAATGGAGAAAGACTACAGAAAGATCAGACATTAGTATTCAGTCATTATGAAACAGAGCTCTTTACCGCAAAAGGATTGATCTCTTCATCAGCAAATGGATTAGGATCGTGTCGTGCCATTCTTTGAGATCGTTTGTTTTAAGATCAAGAAACTTATTCAATAACAGAGTTTTTGGAGTTGGTTGGTGAATTTTGACAGAAATCGAAAATGGGAAGAAACTGGTTTGAACGAATGGATACTTTGTAGtcagagagagaaaactaaATCAATGGCGCCAGAGAAATCGAAGGCATTTTAGAGGGTGCTCGCTTCGTTTTTTTTCAGCAAAGTTTCAACACCTATTAAACAGGCATTGTTTTCTTCCAATTTTGGTTTATGGATCGGTTTACTGGATTTTATTCGGTCAATTGGATTTAGTTCACTAGTAATAGAATTCCGGTTTTGCTTTTCATGTTGAGTTTTTCAACGGTTTGATTCAATTTGAATCCGGTTTTAAATATTGGTTACGAACACTTTAACGCACTTCAAAAGTTTGAATCCGAACTTTGCGGTTAGTGGCTCGAAAGTGACATGTCACAACTTCGTTTGTAACAGATCATTCATTCTATTGTTAGTTTATCAAAGTTATAACTCAATTATATAATGAAGATTTAACTATATTAAAAGATCAATACTATAATGTTTCAGCTTATC
This sequence is a window from Arabidopsis thaliana chromosome 1 sequence. Protein-coding genes within it:
- the SCAMP4 gene encoding Secretory carrier membrane protein (SCAMP) family protein; translated protein: MARHDPNPFADEEINPFANHTSVPPASNSYLKPLPPEPYDRGATVDIPLDSGNDLRAKEMELQAKENELKRKEQELKRREDAIARTGVVIEEKNWPEFFPLIHHDIPNEIPIHLQKIQYVAFTTLLGLVGCLLWNIVAVTVAWIKGEGPTIWLLSIIYFLAGVPGAYVLWYRPLYRATRTDSALKFGAFFFFYVVRKPNFYW
- the SCAMP4 gene encoding Secretory carrier membrane protein (SCAMP) family protein; the encoded protein is MRTVSNSLLLLIAIQELKRREDAIARTGVVIEEKNWPEFFPLIHHDIPNEIPIHLQKIQYVAFTTLLGLVGCLLWNIVAVTVAWIKGEGPTIWLLSIIYFLAGVPGAYVLWYRPLYRATRTDSALKFGAFFFFYVFHIAFCGFAAVAPPVIFQGKSLTGFLPAIELLTTNAAVGIMYFIGAGFFCIETLLNIWVIQQVYAYFRGSGKAAEMKREATKSTLMRAL
- the SCAMP4 gene encoding Secretory carrier membrane protein (SCAMP) family protein translates to MARHDPNPFADEEINPFANHTSVPPASNSYLKPLPPEPYDRGATVDIPLDSGNDLRAKEMELQAKENELKRKEQELKRREDAIARTGVVIEEKNWPEFFPLIHHDIPNEIPIHLQKIQYVAFTTLLGLVGCLLWNIVAVTVAWIKGEGPTIWLLSIIYFLAGVPGAYVLWYRPLYRATRTDSALKFGAFFFFYVFHIAFCGFAAVAPPVIFQGKSLTGFLPAIELLTTNAAVGVRNLSVYLQVLYFGL
- the SCAMP4 gene encoding Secretory carrier membrane protein (SCAMP) family protein, with translation MARHDPNPFADEEINPFANHTSVPPASNSYLKPLPPEPYDRGATVDIPLDSGNDLRAKEMELQAKENELKRKEQELKRREDAIARTGVVIEEKNWPEFFPLIHHDIPNEIPIHLQKIQYVAFTTLLGLVGCLLWNIVAVTVAWIKGEGPTIWLLSIIYFLAGVPGAYVLWYRPLYRATRTDSALKFGAFFFFYVFHIAFCGFAAVAPPVIFQGKSLT
- the SCAMP4 gene encoding Secretory carrier membrane protein (SCAMP) family protein (Secretory carrier membrane protein (SCAMP) family protein; FUNCTIONS IN: transmembrane transporter activity; INVOLVED IN: protein transport; LOCATED IN: integral to membrane; EXPRESSED IN: 23 plant structures; EXPRESSED DURING: 15 growth stages; CONTAINS InterPro DOMAIN/s: SCAMP (InterPro:IPR007273); BEST Arabidopsis thaliana protein match is: Secretory carrier membrane protein (SCAMP) family protein (TAIR:AT2G20840.1); Has 670 Blast hits to 668 proteins in 104 species: Archae - 0; Bacteria - 0; Metazoa - 376; Fungi - 14; Plants - 226; Viruses - 0; Other Eukaryotes - 54 (source: NCBI BLink).); the encoded protein is MARHDPNPFADEEINPFANHTSVPPASNSYLKPLPPEPYDRGATVDIPLDSGNDLRAKEMELQAKENELKRKEQELKRREDAIARTGVVIEEKNWPEFFPLIHHDIPNEIPIHLQKIQYVAFTTLLGLVGCLLWNIVAVTVAWIKGEGPTIWLLSIIYFLAGVPGAYVLWYRPLYRATRTDSALKFGAFFFFYVFHIAFCGFAAVAPPVIFQGKSLTGFLPAIELLTTNAAVGIMYFIGAGFFCIETLLNIWVIQQVYAYFRGSGKAAEMKREATKSTLMRAL
- the SCAMP4 gene encoding Secretory carrier membrane protein (SCAMP) family protein — its product is MELQAKENELKRKEQELKRREDAIARTGVVIEEKNWPEFFPLIHHDIPNEIPIHLQKIQYVAFTTLLGLVGCLLWNIVAVTVAWIKGEGPTIWLLSIIYFLAGVPGAYVLWYRPLYRATRTDSALKFGAFFFFYVFHIAFCGFAAVAPPVIFQGKSLTGFLPAIELLTTNAAVGIMYFIGAGFFCIETLLNIWVIQQVYAYFRGSGKAAEMKREATKSTLMRAL
- the SCAMP4 gene encoding Secretory carrier membrane protein (SCAMP) family protein — protein: MARHDPNPFADEEINPFANHTSVPPASNSYLKPLPPEPYDRGATVDIPLDSGNDLRAKEMELQAKENELKRKEQELKRREDAIARTGVVIEEKNWPEFFPLIHHDIPNEIPIHLQKIQYVAFTTLLGLVGCLLWNIVAVTVAWIKGEGPTIWLLSIIYFLAGVPGAYVLWYRPLYRATRTDSALKFGAFFFFYVFHIAFCGFAAVAPPVIFQGKSLTGFLPAIELLTTNAAVGIMYFIGAGFFCIETLLNIWVIQVSQLLLLQNLSAL